In one window of Pseudoliparis swirei isolate HS2019 ecotype Mariana Trench chromosome 15, NWPU_hadal_v1, whole genome shotgun sequence DNA:
- the fubp3 gene encoding far upstream element-binding protein 3 isoform X2 → MMMMAELVQGQASVAQPGTKDDFADTIRRVRQMAAKMGGDQMPNMNSSPPVIDHSLYGFGGQKRSLDNGGNHLGAMVHQRALATEDYKVPDKMVGFIIGKGGEQISRIQLESGCKIQIASDSGGMLDRPCTLTGSPENIDQAKRLLSEIVEQCRYGPGFHCDMDGSSIQQILIPANKVGLVIGKGGETIKQLQERTGVQMIMIQDDPMPTGADKPLRITGDPHKVQQARELVVKLIRDKDQGDFRVGRADFGSKMGGSSLDVVVPRFAVGIIIGRNGEMIKKIQNDAGVRIQFKQDDGVSPDRIAQVMGQPDHCHHAVHLINELVQTAQERDGFGGVIGRRGRSDCNMGSSGGLQEVTYAVPADKCGLVIGKGGETIKNIKEQSRAHVELQRNPPPNTDPNVRIFSIRGTPQQLEKARQLIDERIGGPGMGGNSSFGMNPYNQGPTTPPQHGAQTFMTGGGWGTTFQIWQPQGQQQQQQQQQQQQQQQQQQQQQQQEHSHKGSHTSQMDWEQYYKKLGQQNQAQSTAPEFNKSWGQTAGPGSQQTSNPDYNAWVDFYRQPMAYFNQGAQQTQAQGLQDH, encoded by the exons atgatgatgatggcggaGCTGGTTCAGGGACAGGCCTCGGTGGCTCAGCCCGGAACGAAAGATGACTTCGCAGACACGATACGCCGGGTTCGACAG aTGGCAGCCAAGATGGGAGGAGACCAGATGCCCAACATGAACAGTTCCCCTCCGGTCATAGACCACTCCCTCTATGGCTTTGGAGGTCAAAAACGTTCACTCGACAATGGAG GGAACCACCTTGGTGCAATGGTACATCAAAG GGCTCTTGCTACAGAAGACTACAAAGTGCCTGATAAGATGGTGGGATTCA TCattggaaaaggaggagaacagATCTCAAGAATTCAGCTGGAATCGGGTTGTAAGATCCAGATTGCTTCAG ACAGCGGAGGCATGTTGGACAGACCCTGCACGTTGACTGGAAGCCCAGAAAACATTGA TCAGGCCAAGAGGCTGTTGAGTGAGATTGTGGAGCAGTGTCGGTATGGTCCAGGCTTTCACTGTGACATGGACGGCAGTTCGATCCAACAGATTCTCATCCCTGCCAACAAAGTTGGCCTTGTCATCGGCAAAGGAGGAGAGACCATCAAACAACTGCAG gagaggacaggagtgcAGATGATAATGATTCAGGATGACCCCATGCCCACTGGAGCAGACAAGCCCCTGAGAATCACTGGGGATCCCCACAAAGTGCAG CAAGCTCGTGAACTTGTGGTAAAGCTCATCCGGGACAAGGACCAAGGAGACTTCAGGGTTGGCAGGGCAGACTTTGGATCTAAAATGGGGGGAAGCAGCCTGGAT GTGGTTGTGCCCAGATTTGCTGTCGGCATCATCATCGGCAGGAACGGAGAAATGATCAAGAAGATTCAGAATGATGCCGGGGTCAGGATCCAGTTCAAACAAG ATGATGGAGTCAGCCCTGACCGAATTGCTCAGGTGATGGGCCAGCCAGACCACTGCCACCACGCGGTCCACCTCATCAATGAACTGGTTCAAACTGCTCAG GAGCGAGATGGATTTGGAGGTGTAATCGGACGTCGGGGGCGGAGTGACTGTAACATGGGGAGCTCTGGAGGACTGCAGGAGGTGACATATGCGGTTCCTGCCGATAAGTGTGGACTCGTGATTGGCAAAG GTGGAGAAACCATCAAGAACATCAAAGAGCAGTCTCGTGCCCACGTGGAGCTCCAGAGAAACCCACCGCCGAACACCGACCCCAACGTGCGCATCTTCTCCATCCGAGGCACCCCTCAGCAGTTGGAAAAGGCCCGCCAGCTGATCGATGAGAGGATTGGG GGCCCAGGAATGGGGGGCAACAGCAGCTTCGGTATGAATCCCTACAACCAAGGACCAACCACTCCTCCTCAACA TGGGGCTCAGACGTTCATGACTGGAGGAGGGTGGGGTACAACTTTTCAAATATGGCAGCCTCaaggccaacaacaacaacaacaacagcagcagcagcaacagcagcagcaacaacagcagcaacagcagcagcaggagcaca GTCACAAAGGATCCCATACGAGCCAGATGGACTGGGAGCAGTATTATAAAAAGCTAG GTCAGCAAAACCAAGCCCAGAGCACTGCTCCTGAATTCAACAAATCCTGGG GCCAGACAGCTGGTCCTGGATCTCAGCAGACCTCTAATCCGGACTACAACGCCTGGGTGGATTTCTACAGACAGCCCATGGCCTACTTCAACCAGGGCGCGCAGCAAACACAAGCCCAGGGCCTTCAG GATCATTAA
- the fubp3 gene encoding far upstream element-binding protein 3 isoform X3 gives MMMMAELVQGQASVAQPGTKDDFADTIRRVRQMAAKMGGDQMPNMNSSPPVIDHSLYGFGGQKRSLDNGVGNHLGAMVHQRALATEDYKVPDKMVGFIIGKGGEQISRIQLESGCKIQIASDSGGMLDRPCTLTGSPENIDQAKRLLSEIVEQCRYGPGFHCDMDGSSIQQILIPANKVGLVIGKGGETIKQLQERTGVQMIMIQDDPMPTGADKPLRITGDPHKVQQARELVVKLIRDKDQGDFRVGRADFGSKMGGSSLDVVVPRFAVGIIIGRNGEMIKKIQNDAGVRIQFKQDDGVSPDRIAQVMGQPDHCHHAVHLINELVQTAQERDGFGGVIGRRGRSDCNMGSSGGLQEVTYAVPADKCGLVIGKGGETIKNIKEQSRAHVELQRNPPPNTDPNVRIFSIRGTPQQLEKARQLIDERIGGPGMGGNSSFGMNPYNQGPTTPPQHGAQTFMTGGGWGTTFQIWQPQGQQQQQQQQQQQQQQQQQQQQQQQEHSQQNQAQSTAPEFNKSWGQTAGPGSQQTSNPDYNAWVDFYRQPMAYFNQGAQQTQAQGLQDH, from the exons atgatgatgatggcggaGCTGGTTCAGGGACAGGCCTCGGTGGCTCAGCCCGGAACGAAAGATGACTTCGCAGACACGATACGCCGGGTTCGACAG aTGGCAGCCAAGATGGGAGGAGACCAGATGCCCAACATGAACAGTTCCCCTCCGGTCATAGACCACTCCCTCTATGGCTTTGGAGGTCAAAAACGTTCACTCGACAATGGAG TAGGGAACCACCTTGGTGCAATGGTACATCAAAG GGCTCTTGCTACAGAAGACTACAAAGTGCCTGATAAGATGGTGGGATTCA TCattggaaaaggaggagaacagATCTCAAGAATTCAGCTGGAATCGGGTTGTAAGATCCAGATTGCTTCAG ACAGCGGAGGCATGTTGGACAGACCCTGCACGTTGACTGGAAGCCCAGAAAACATTGA TCAGGCCAAGAGGCTGTTGAGTGAGATTGTGGAGCAGTGTCGGTATGGTCCAGGCTTTCACTGTGACATGGACGGCAGTTCGATCCAACAGATTCTCATCCCTGCCAACAAAGTTGGCCTTGTCATCGGCAAAGGAGGAGAGACCATCAAACAACTGCAG gagaggacaggagtgcAGATGATAATGATTCAGGATGACCCCATGCCCACTGGAGCAGACAAGCCCCTGAGAATCACTGGGGATCCCCACAAAGTGCAG CAAGCTCGTGAACTTGTGGTAAAGCTCATCCGGGACAAGGACCAAGGAGACTTCAGGGTTGGCAGGGCAGACTTTGGATCTAAAATGGGGGGAAGCAGCCTGGAT GTGGTTGTGCCCAGATTTGCTGTCGGCATCATCATCGGCAGGAACGGAGAAATGATCAAGAAGATTCAGAATGATGCCGGGGTCAGGATCCAGTTCAAACAAG ATGATGGAGTCAGCCCTGACCGAATTGCTCAGGTGATGGGCCAGCCAGACCACTGCCACCACGCGGTCCACCTCATCAATGAACTGGTTCAAACTGCTCAG GAGCGAGATGGATTTGGAGGTGTAATCGGACGTCGGGGGCGGAGTGACTGTAACATGGGGAGCTCTGGAGGACTGCAGGAGGTGACATATGCGGTTCCTGCCGATAAGTGTGGACTCGTGATTGGCAAAG GTGGAGAAACCATCAAGAACATCAAAGAGCAGTCTCGTGCCCACGTGGAGCTCCAGAGAAACCCACCGCCGAACACCGACCCCAACGTGCGCATCTTCTCCATCCGAGGCACCCCTCAGCAGTTGGAAAAGGCCCGCCAGCTGATCGATGAGAGGATTGGG GGCCCAGGAATGGGGGGCAACAGCAGCTTCGGTATGAATCCCTACAACCAAGGACCAACCACTCCTCCTCAACA TGGGGCTCAGACGTTCATGACTGGAGGAGGGTGGGGTACAACTTTTCAAATATGGCAGCCTCaaggccaacaacaacaacaacaacagcagcagcagcaacagcagcagcaacaacagcagcaacagcagcagcaggagcaca GTCAGCAAAACCAAGCCCAGAGCACTGCTCCTGAATTCAACAAATCCTGGG GCCAGACAGCTGGTCCTGGATCTCAGCAGACCTCTAATCCGGACTACAACGCCTGGGTGGATTTCTACAGACAGCCCATGGCCTACTTCAACCAGGGCGCGCAGCAAACACAAGCCCAGGGCCTTCAG GATCATTAA
- the LOC130205430 gene encoding PR domain zinc finger protein 12-like gives MGSVLPADALVLKSGFKCPSRSLSDVITSDILHSFLYGRWRNVLGEHLAEERQSGSPKTAFTAEVLAQSFVGEVQKLSSLVLPSEVIIAQSSIPGEGLGIFSKTWIKAGAEMGPFTGRVLSPEHVDLLKNNNLMWEVFNEDGTVRYFIDASQEDQRSWMTYIKCARNEQEQNLEVVQIGSSIFYKASETIPPDQELLVWYGNTHNTFLGIPGVPGIDEEHLKKSRNEDSHSCEGPSSCSPPAPTITAGRMRCVICHRGFNSRSNLRSHMRIHTLDKPFVCRFCNRRFSQSSTLRNHVRLHTGERPYKCHVCHSAYSQLAGLRAHQKSARHKPAAHAAEASSKVSPPPPQTTAMSHHQMPLVHHIPTMVL, from the exons ATGGGCTCCGTGCTACCCGCCGACGCTTTGGTTCTCAAGTCTGGATTTAAGTGTCCGAGCCGCTCGCTGTCCGACGTGATCACCTCGGACATCCTGCACAGCTTCCTGTACGGCAGGTGGAGGAACGTGCTGGGCGAACACCTGGCGGAGGAGCGGCAGAGCGGCAGCCCCAAGACCGCCTTCACCGCGGAGGTGCTGGCGCAGTCCTTCGTCGGAG AGGTGCAGAAGCTGTCCAGCCTGGTGCTGCCCAGTGAAGTGATCATCGCCCAGAGCTCCATCCCTGGAGAAGGTCTGGGCATCTTCTCAAAGACCTGGATCAAAGCGGGGGCCGAGATGGGCCCTTTCACAGGGAGAGTCCtgtcccctgaacacgtggaccTGCTCAAGAACAACAACCTCATGTGGGAG GTGTTCAACGAGGACGGCACGGTGCGCTACTTCATCGATGCCAGCCAGGAGGACCAACGCAGCTGGATGACTTACATCAAGTGCGCCCGGAATGAACAAGAGCAAAACCTGGAGGTGGTGCAGATCGGCAGCAGCATCTTCTACAAGGCGTCGGAG ACTATCCCGCCAGACCAGGAGCTTCTTGTCTGGTATGGAAACACCCACAACACGTTCCTGGGAATCCCTGGAGTTCCGGGGATAGATGAAGAACACCTGAAGAAAAGCAGGAATG AGGACTCCCACTCCTGCGAGGGCCCTTCCTCTTGCTCCCCGCCCGCCCCCACGATCACCGCCGGTCGGATGCGCTGCGTCATCTGCCACCGCGGCTTCAACTCCCGCAGCAACCTGCGCTCCCACATGCGCATCCACACTCTGGACAAGCCGTTCGTCTGCCGCTTCTGCAACCGCCGCTTCAGCCAGTCGTCCACCCTCCGAAACCACGTGCGCCTGCACACCGGGGAGCGGCCCTACAAGTGTCACGTGTGTCATAGCGCCTACTCGCAGCTGGCGGGCCTCAGGGCGCACCAGAAGAGCGCGCGGCACAAACCGGCGGCGCACGCAGCTGAAGCGTCGTCCaaagtgtctcctcctcccccacagaCGACGGCTATGTCCCACCACCAGATGCCCCTGGTGCACCACATCCCCACCATGGTGCTATGA
- the fubp3 gene encoding far upstream element-binding protein 3 isoform X1, with protein sequence MMMMAELVQGQASVAQPGTKDDFADTIRRVRQMAAKMGGDQMPNMNSSPPVIDHSLYGFGGQKRSLDNGVGNHLGAMVHQRALATEDYKVPDKMVGFIIGKGGEQISRIQLESGCKIQIASDSGGMLDRPCTLTGSPENIDQAKRLLSEIVEQCRYGPGFHCDMDGSSIQQILIPANKVGLVIGKGGETIKQLQERTGVQMIMIQDDPMPTGADKPLRITGDPHKVQQARELVVKLIRDKDQGDFRVGRADFGSKMGGSSLDVVVPRFAVGIIIGRNGEMIKKIQNDAGVRIQFKQDDGVSPDRIAQVMGQPDHCHHAVHLINELVQTAQERDGFGGVIGRRGRSDCNMGSSGGLQEVTYAVPADKCGLVIGKGGETIKNIKEQSRAHVELQRNPPPNTDPNVRIFSIRGTPQQLEKARQLIDERIGGPGMGGNSSFGMNPYNQGPTTPPQHGAQTFMTGGGWGTTFQIWQPQGQQQQQQQQQQQQQQQQQQQQQQQEHSHKGSHTSQMDWEQYYKKLGQQNQAQSTAPEFNKSWGQTAGPGSQQTSNPDYNAWVDFYRQPMAYFNQGAQQTQAQGLQDH encoded by the exons atgatgatgatggcggaGCTGGTTCAGGGACAGGCCTCGGTGGCTCAGCCCGGAACGAAAGATGACTTCGCAGACACGATACGCCGGGTTCGACAG aTGGCAGCCAAGATGGGAGGAGACCAGATGCCCAACATGAACAGTTCCCCTCCGGTCATAGACCACTCCCTCTATGGCTTTGGAGGTCAAAAACGTTCACTCGACAATGGAG TAGGGAACCACCTTGGTGCAATGGTACATCAAAG GGCTCTTGCTACAGAAGACTACAAAGTGCCTGATAAGATGGTGGGATTCA TCattggaaaaggaggagaacagATCTCAAGAATTCAGCTGGAATCGGGTTGTAAGATCCAGATTGCTTCAG ACAGCGGAGGCATGTTGGACAGACCCTGCACGTTGACTGGAAGCCCAGAAAACATTGA TCAGGCCAAGAGGCTGTTGAGTGAGATTGTGGAGCAGTGTCGGTATGGTCCAGGCTTTCACTGTGACATGGACGGCAGTTCGATCCAACAGATTCTCATCCCTGCCAACAAAGTTGGCCTTGTCATCGGCAAAGGAGGAGAGACCATCAAACAACTGCAG gagaggacaggagtgcAGATGATAATGATTCAGGATGACCCCATGCCCACTGGAGCAGACAAGCCCCTGAGAATCACTGGGGATCCCCACAAAGTGCAG CAAGCTCGTGAACTTGTGGTAAAGCTCATCCGGGACAAGGACCAAGGAGACTTCAGGGTTGGCAGGGCAGACTTTGGATCTAAAATGGGGGGAAGCAGCCTGGAT GTGGTTGTGCCCAGATTTGCTGTCGGCATCATCATCGGCAGGAACGGAGAAATGATCAAGAAGATTCAGAATGATGCCGGGGTCAGGATCCAGTTCAAACAAG ATGATGGAGTCAGCCCTGACCGAATTGCTCAGGTGATGGGCCAGCCAGACCACTGCCACCACGCGGTCCACCTCATCAATGAACTGGTTCAAACTGCTCAG GAGCGAGATGGATTTGGAGGTGTAATCGGACGTCGGGGGCGGAGTGACTGTAACATGGGGAGCTCTGGAGGACTGCAGGAGGTGACATATGCGGTTCCTGCCGATAAGTGTGGACTCGTGATTGGCAAAG GTGGAGAAACCATCAAGAACATCAAAGAGCAGTCTCGTGCCCACGTGGAGCTCCAGAGAAACCCACCGCCGAACACCGACCCCAACGTGCGCATCTTCTCCATCCGAGGCACCCCTCAGCAGTTGGAAAAGGCCCGCCAGCTGATCGATGAGAGGATTGGG GGCCCAGGAATGGGGGGCAACAGCAGCTTCGGTATGAATCCCTACAACCAAGGACCAACCACTCCTCCTCAACA TGGGGCTCAGACGTTCATGACTGGAGGAGGGTGGGGTACAACTTTTCAAATATGGCAGCCTCaaggccaacaacaacaacaacaacagcagcagcagcaacagcagcagcaacaacagcagcaacagcagcagcaggagcaca GTCACAAAGGATCCCATACGAGCCAGATGGACTGGGAGCAGTATTATAAAAAGCTAG GTCAGCAAAACCAAGCCCAGAGCACTGCTCCTGAATTCAACAAATCCTGGG GCCAGACAGCTGGTCCTGGATCTCAGCAGACCTCTAATCCGGACTACAACGCCTGGGTGGATTTCTACAGACAGCCCATGGCCTACTTCAACCAGGGCGCGCAGCAAACACAAGCCCAGGGCCTTCAG GATCATTAA